The genomic region GAAAATGAATTGCGCGTTGACACCTACCGTGCGGGTGGGGCAGGGGGGCAACACGTCAATAGAACAGACTCTGCTGTGCGTATTACTCACATTCCTTCGGGAATTGTTGTGGCCTGCCAAGATGAACGCTCACAAATAAAGAACCGCTCAAAAGCCATGAAAATCCTCCAAGCCAAACTTCTTGAAGCTGCTGAAATCGAGAAAGAAAAAGCCTTTTCCGAAGAACGTCGCTCGCAAGTGGGAAGAGGGGACAGAAGCGAACGCATACGCACCTATAATTTCCCTCAATCTCGCGTGACGGACCACAGAATTAACCATACCATTCACTCTATCGATGCATTTATGGAAGGCGACATTCAAGAAATGCTCGATTTATTGCGCCAACATTACCAAGCTGAAGCACTCAAGCTACAAGCTGAAGGCAATTGATATGCAAGTTGAGCAGGAAAAAAAAGAAAAACTCTGGACAATTCGAGAAATCCTCAATTGGACGAGCAAACATTTTCATGAAAAAAAGATAGAGACACCTCTTCTCGATGCTCAACTTCTCCTCTGTAAAGTTCTCAATTTATCCAAAGTTCAACTTTATATTGAAATGGATAAACCGCTCAATGAAACCGAAAAGCGAGACTATCGCGCTCTTGTCAAAAGACGCTTAAATGGTGAGCCCGTTGCTTATATTCTGAACGAAAAGCACTGGCATAATTTAAAATTATACGTCGATAAAAGGGTCTTAATCCCTCGTCCCGAAACGGAATCCATGCTCGACTTTGTCTTGCAAAATAAAAAGAACTGCGATCTAAAATATATCCTTGATTTATGCACAGGATCAGGCTGTCTTGCCATAGCTCTTGCCAAAGCATTTCCCACTGCCCACGTTATTGGGGTCGATATTTCACCTGATGCTTTGGCTGTGGCAAACATAA from Fluviispira vulneris harbors:
- the prmC gene encoding peptide chain release factor N(5)-glutamine methyltransferase, whose translation is MQVEQEKKEKLWTIREILNWTSKHFHEKKIETPLLDAQLLLCKVLNLSKVQLYIEMDKPLNETEKRDYRALVKRRLNGEPVAYILNEKHWHNLKLYVDKRVLIPRPETESMLDFVLQNKKNCDLKYILDLCTGSGCLAIALAKAFPTAHVIGVDISPDALAVANINAELNSVQNVEWLQADLTQTEIFQELKAKYNTFDIIVANPPYVTENEWQDLEPNVKEYEPKLALVAADEGLFIGEQIVKNIEIFSLLSSNSIFAMEMADKQPQKIKSECKKIIQHNHPIWEIPKNEWFTLCDWERKERFLLKISLNMNHTNEL